The sequence below is a genomic window from Lycium ferocissimum isolate CSIRO_LF1 chromosome 9, AGI_CSIRO_Lferr_CH_V1, whole genome shotgun sequence.
TAGTTTTGTACCATAGCTAGCTTGTACAAAAGCATTGACAATTTGTTGATTCCCTCAGTCATGTCctttaaatatgtatgtgaGAATATTTGACAATGCGTGACCTGCTTTTAGTTCAGCTGACTGTCAATTTATGGTGTtcatactttccaaaaataccTCAAGATATGTATCGCATCCTCCAAATGTAGtacatttttggaggatccaacacaTACTTCTAAACAACGCCAAGACTTGGATCTAATGTCTGttcatataatttttatttgctCACACAATATTAGACTAAGGTACCACGTTCGcaataacttaaaatatttaaatcgtGATCTTGCTAAAAAAGAATTAAGTCCGTCAATTACAAGAGAAATAACAAAAAAAGGGTCAGTTACTAAATACAACTAATACAAACACGAACAACAAGTGGAAATTTCACTATTATTCCACATAAAAAATGAATgacatctttttatatttagtactccctccgtctcacaATAAGTGTTACCTTAGcaaaaaacacgcatattaaggaactaataatgcaatgtgaagtttactaaattacccaTATATAATAAACACaaattactttttcctcttagttaaagcatgcacaagtagtaaTACTTTTTAACATTGGGAATCCAATAACACCAAGTTCCTACGTGattttttcaatcatcatttagatgttaatTTAACTTTTCAATTTCTGTCTAAAGGTAGAGTTGAAAAAACTAGTCAACttatgtcttggtttcctaAGGTAACACTTAATATGGGACAAATTTTtctggctaaggtgacacttattatgggatggAAGGAATAATAATTTCACTttaaatttatcattttagccttaataaaatgatttatagccacacaaatatctatattttttggaccataaatttcaaaaatcttacTCCCTCCTTCCtaaaaagattattttaatttcctcattagtttgtccaaaaagattgacacatttctatattttgaaaataatttaactttatgagatgatttacaactgcaaaaatatctaaaacttattttggaccacacataATTCTGAAATTCTGTATCAAGTCaaactaagtaggcgtttggccatagaaaccaaaaaaaaaaaaaatcacttgttttggaattttggagttagagttggagttgtgtttggtcatagtttttaaaattatattttttgttgaaatgtagttgttttgattgtgaaaaagttaaattttttgaaaaacaattttttttttttttttggaattccaAAATATCACTTcaagtcatatttgaaattttcatgaccaaatgctgatttaaaaaaaaaagtgaatttttttttcgaaataaagtgaataattcttatggcaaTCTTTTGACACAAAGGGAATATTACTTTCCTCCGTTCAAACACCCTGGTTATAAATGGGACTGAGGGATTAATATTTATGCTTAATCCATTCCAATTtcaatcttcttcttcaaaagtcAAAAAACAcaccacccccaaaaaaaaaaaaaaaaaaaatccaagaagAAGAAATCTCATCTCACAATATGGAGCAACCATCAACAAAGAGTTGGAGCATCTATACCCGACCCGAAATCACAACAAAATACGAAATCTTCAACCGTATCGGTGCCGGAGCATATTCCGATGTATACAAAGCTCGCCGGAAATCAGATTCCGTTACCGTTGCACTTAAAGAAATACATGATTACCAATCTGCTTTTCGTGAAATTGAAGCATTACAAACATTACAACATTGTCCAAACGTTGTCGTTTTATACGAGTATTTTTggagagaagatgaagatgcTGTGCTTGTATTGGAATATTTGGATACGGATTTAGGGTGTTTGATTAAAGAAGCGAAGAATTGGGAAAATGGGTTGAGTTTTGGTGAGATTAAAAGATGGATGGTTCAGATTTTATGTGGGGTTGATGCTTGTCATAGGAATTCTATTGTACATAGAGATTTGAAGCCTCAGAATTTGTTGATTTCTAATGATGGGATCCTTAAATTAGCTGATTTTGGACAGGTGAGAGTTGTATCTGCTTTTTTACagctccgtctcaaattatctgtcgtgaTTTCTAAAAATAGCTGTCTCGAATTATCTGTCGTGATTTCTAAAAAttgttgtctcaaattatttgttcttttagaagttcaagactaaattaattatttttttctcatttcacCCTTAGGTGTTGTTTGATAGTTGGTTAGAGTAATGCATGTTGTATTAGTAATATATGGATTAGTTATGAGGGAATGTATGTATTGTTTATGCAGAGATTAGTTAGTTATGCAGGGTTTAGTTATTCCACCTTTAATCcagcataaaataatacattgaTTCCATcacaacttatacatatattagttatGTGGGTTTTtaaattgcaaaccaaacaCCGTATTAATCCATGATTACCAATCTGCCCTTTGGGAAATTGAAGCATTACAAACATTACAACATTGTCCAAACGTTGTCGGATCTTACGAATATTTTTggagagaagatgaagatggTGTGTTGGAGTTAGAGTATTTGGATACGGATTTGAGTTGTTTGATAAAAGAAGCAAAGAAACGAGAAAATGGGTTGAGTTTTGGTGAGATCAAAAGATGGAGTCATAGGAATTCTATTGTACATAGAGATTTGAAGCCTCAGAATTTGTTGATTTCCAATGATGGGATCCTTAAATTAGCTTATTTTGGACAGGTAATCATTTTTTATCTGTCGTGCTTTCTAAATGTAGTTAGAAAttatttgttgtattaaaattttaaaatacaattaattACTCCCTTTATCCCATTTTATGTGGCACACTTTGGATTTCGAGAGACGAACAGTTTAATTTTGCCTGTAAATTCAGGCATGAAAGCATTTTTTTATCTGCTTTTTGTATTTGTCGTGCTTTCTAAATATAATTATCTCATGTTATTTGTTGTTTTAAAAGTTCAAGATACAAGTTAACCACTCTCTCGTTTCAATTTTTGTTTGTCTAATTTTGACTTTGCGccgagtttaagaaagtaaaaaggACTTTTGCATCTTGTGGTCAACTAAAGATGAATAtaccaaaatgccctttaattctgtggtcttaaatatgccacgtgaaaagttgaaattaaagagttgtcaaaaaaagaaaagagacgttcttttttaaacagactaaaaaggaaaataggacaaacaaattgaaacccTTCAGCATTGTCCAAACGTTGTCATTTTATACGAGTATTTCTggagagaagatgaagatgcTGTATTGGTATTGGATACGGATTTTGGTTGTTTGATTAAAGAAGCGAAGAATTGGGGAAATGGGTTGAGTTTTGGTGAGATTAAGAGATGGATGGTTCAGGTTTTATGTGGAGTTGATGGTTGTCATAGGAATTCTATTGTACATAGAGATTTGAAACCTGAGAATTTGTTGATTTCTAATGATGGGATCGTAAATTAGCTGATTTTGGACAGGTAATCATTTTTTATCTTTCGTGCTTTCTAAAtatagttgtctcaaattatttgtcgttttagaagttcaagattaatcatttttttctcatttcacCCTTAGTGGTTGTTTGGTGGCTAGTTAGAGTTATGTATGTATTAGTAATACGTGGATAAGTTATGAgagaatctatgtattattttatgcagggattagttattcatgtatttgtTATTCCACCTTTTATCATGCATAAAACAATAGAGATTTGAAGCCTGGCAATTTGTTGATTTCTAATGATGGGATCTTCAAATTAGCTGATTTTGGACAGGTGATCATTTGTTTTCTGCTTGTTTTGGCTGAAGGATGTTAAATTAATCAATTGAATATTTGAGGGCATTTAATGATATTTCTGATTTATTTGAGCTTAAAAACAAGCTTTCACTTGGCTTAAAGCTCGCGAAGGTTTgaattttaatatttgattctcttataattttcatttttttattactccctctgtcccaatttatttgGTACTTTTCGCTTCTCGAGATTCAAACTGCATAAACTTTGACTAACCTAAACTTTGACTAACATTTTTAGATGTATTTTttaattgatatgagaaaaattgcaacttatagtacgtttcatatagttttcaaatatataaattttaatgttaaaatattgagttaatctaatccaatttagcttcaaagtttagtcgaattgactctcgaaaagcgaaaagtgccacataaattgggacggagggagtagtagaaTTTTGATTGCAATGCTTACATAACTACAGGTGCAGATCGCTTCAATTACAACTTCTTAAAAGACCACTTTAAACAAGaatcttagtaggcgtttgcATATAGATTTGGTtgaaacttggaaaaaaaaaaagaatttgtagTGAAGTTGAAAAACGGtttttggaagttgaagttgtgtttagACATGCATTTCACTTGAAAAAGAGTTGAAGTTCTGTCAGGGGGCAAACTTCTGACTTGAAAAACTCATCTTCAAAAACTTACCAAAAGAATCATTCTAATGTATAACCAAACAAtgttctgaaaaaaaaaaaaaggaaaaaattatctatgtccaaacgggctcttaggaTATAAATCTAAAGATATCCTCTGAGGTACCCATTCAGGCATTCACTAAGCTCCTCATTTGAGTTAGTAGCTTTATACAAAAAGGTGAATCGGAATATAGAATCACTATGTGTGatcttattatatatttatacatttcCCGTTTGTTGCAAATGTAATCCACGTAGACCTAGCCAAAGACAGGACACAGTGGAAGATACTAATTAGTTGAGTATATGTTTTAGTCATATTACTATGTTACTTTAGATCCTATGCTTTCTAGAAGTCTTTTAGCCTTGTAAGAAATTTATGTGTCAGTAGAAATATAGAGAACTTATTTGTATAATTTTGGTCTAAGATGAGTTTAAATGGAGAAACATGGTCATTGTCGATTCATATTGCAGACCCTAACTTGTTTGAACTGCAGCATagtagttgttattgttgattgtatgtgtACATAGTCCCGACCAAAAGCAATAGGTTCGATTGATCCCCTCTGGCTTATATGCGTAACCTTTTTTCTCACAATTCTTGGGCCCATGTGGGTTAATGTTCTTTTCCTTCTCAATACGTGATTTTGCTTCTTCTTATCAACACAGGCTAGGATACTACTGGCCCCCGGGTTCGTAGCTAATGACAATCAACAGCCATATGTACAGAGCACTCCTTATCAGGCAACTATGGCCGGTCCATCAcatttcaaacacatctcaGATGTGTCTTCTGAAGGAGGTCTATTTATTGAAGGGCCTCTGGTTCAAGCAGACCGTCCTGGAGAGTCGGATGAGTTGAGATTCAAGTCCTTCGATGACACTGATAAAGATAGTAATATTCAAGATGGGGACACTTCCTGTCTAGCTACAGGCACCATGAGTAACGTCGAGGAAGATCTCTTACCGGGTACATATTCCTATGATGTTGACGATGGCGAACACGATTGTTATCCTCCACTTACGTCCTGTGTCGGAACTCGTTGGTACAGGGCACCTGAGCTACTATATGGATCCACGAATTACGGGCCGGAGATTGATTTGTGGTCACTAGGTTGTATTTTTGCAGAGGTTTTGCGTTTGGAGCCACTTTTTCCCGGAAATTCTGACATAGATCAACTAGGCAGAATTTTTAGCGTTCTGGGGAACTTATCTGAAGAAGTCTGGCCTGGTTGTGCAGATCTTCCTGATTACAAGATAATTTCATTCGGTAAAGTAGATAAACCGACTGGTTTAGAAGCATGTCTATCCAACAGGTCGACTGACGAAATTCTTCTCGTCAAAAA
It includes:
- the LOC132031001 gene encoding cyclin-dependent kinase F-1-like, which codes for MEQPSTKSWSIYTRPEITTKYEIFNRIGAGAYSDVYKARRKSDSVTVALKEIHDYQSAFREIEALQTLQHCPNVVVLYEYFWREDEDAVLVLEYLDTDLGCLIKEAKNWENGLSFGEIKRWMVQILCGVDACHRNSIVHRDLKPQNLLISNDGILKLADFGQARILLAPGFVANDNQQPYVQSTPYQATMAGPSHFKHISDVSSEGGLFIEGPLVQADRPGESDELRFKSFDDTDKDSNIQDGDTSCLATGTMSNVEEDLLPGTYSYDVDDGEHDCYPPLTSCVGTRWYRAPELLYGSTNYGPEIDLWSLGCIFAEVLRLEPLFPGNSDIDQLGRIFSVLGNLSEEVWPGCADLPDYKIISFGKVDKPTGLEACLSNRSTDEILLVKKLLCFDPAGRATAMELLHDKYLNEAPLAVPSSELRIPSKHSSQYEDSPDELGGRSDLNSDSDFDDFGPTKVSTTNHGFSIQFS